A window of the Streptomyces formicae genome harbors these coding sequences:
- a CDS encoding acyl carrier protein, with product MTPASPQTHDATEMVRRAVLSVLPELSDSELDPHSDLIALGANSLDRVDLVLNLEVELGAKLPIERVAAARTIGQLIEIVRAHERRH from the coding sequence ATGACCCCGGCCTCACCGCAGACACATGACGCGACCGAGATGGTCCGACGGGCGGTCCTCAGCGTACTGCCCGAGCTGTCCGATTCCGAGCTCGATCCGCACTCGGACCTGATTGCGCTAGGCGCCAACTCGCTCGACCGCGTGGACCTCGTCCTGAACCTGGAAGTTGAACTCGGGGCGAAACTCCCCATCGAGCGGGTCGCGGCCGCTCGTACCATCGGACAACTGATCGAAATCGTCCGCGCCCACGAGCGGCGGCACTGA
- a CDS encoding acyl-CoA dehydrogenase family protein — MERSLVDRIRDFVGAELVGNERFFDGRPEVPVKASHVLRDEGLANWWLPRDYGTLGASLEESVDVVAELAYGDAGFASSSFISILGADILHFFGNRSVAESFLGPMARTGGFCATLVSEQAAGSELGRIQTSFSIKNDHVTLNGQKFLSQNSAYADFLVVAARPTEGGSTVRLVVVPRDTPGIDVIKRWETNGLRGTGLYRVNLTDCKVPAANIIPGNGLRLLEAGLNASRILIAACAIGMSRRIRDISMDYARTKELKGSLLIDNAVFTSKIGQIEMLIDVMANQCKSAAVQFDDLCSAPDPAKALFQGGMLKSALAAKMYCGQAGWEVATIGSQMFGGLGYTEGHLIGKLVRDIRSVALVEGGDDVTRDLLFSRCVLPADNRRRVAAG, encoded by the coding sequence GTGGAGCGGTCACTGGTTGACAGGATCAGAGATTTCGTCGGCGCCGAGCTGGTGGGAAATGAGCGATTCTTTGATGGTCGGCCCGAGGTTCCTGTCAAGGCGTCGCATGTGCTACGCGACGAGGGGTTGGCCAATTGGTGGCTGCCCCGTGACTATGGAACTTTGGGAGCTTCGCTGGAGGAAAGCGTCGACGTGGTCGCGGAACTGGCCTATGGTGACGCTGGATTCGCTTCCTCTTCTTTCATATCAATCCTGGGTGCCGACATCCTCCATTTCTTCGGGAACCGGTCGGTTGCGGAGAGCTTTCTCGGGCCCATGGCACGGACGGGTGGTTTCTGCGCTACGCTGGTAAGCGAACAGGCTGCAGGAAGCGAGCTTGGCCGAATTCAGACGTCATTCTCAATCAAGAATGACCACGTGACGCTCAACGGCCAGAAGTTCTTGTCCCAGAACTCCGCCTATGCAGATTTTCTCGTCGTGGCGGCTCGGCCGACTGAGGGGGGTTCCACCGTCCGCCTGGTGGTCGTGCCCCGCGACACCCCCGGAATCGACGTCATTAAACGCTGGGAGACCAACGGCCTGCGTGGCACCGGCCTCTACCGCGTCAATTTAACGGACTGCAAGGTTCCTGCGGCAAACATCATCCCTGGCAACGGCCTGCGGTTGCTCGAAGCCGGCCTGAACGCCAGCCGGATCCTGATCGCGGCCTGCGCGATCGGTATGTCGCGCAGGATCCGCGACATCTCCATGGACTACGCGCGGACCAAAGAGCTCAAAGGCAGCCTCCTGATCGACAATGCCGTCTTCACTTCGAAAATCGGCCAGATTGAAATGTTGATCGATGTAATGGCCAATCAATGTAAGTCGGCCGCTGTGCAATTCGATGACCTGTGTTCGGCGCCCGACCCGGCGAAGGCGCTTTTCCAGGGTGGGATGCTGAAGTCTGCCCTTGCCGCAAAAATGTACTGCGGCCAGGCGGGCTGGGAAGTCGCCACGATCGGCTCGCAAATGTTCGGCGGACTCGGCTATACCGAGGGCCACCTTATCGGAAAGCTCGTCAGGGATATTAGATCGGTGGCCCTGGTTGAAGGCGGGGATGACGTCACTCGCGACCTACTCTTCTCGCGCTGCGTTCTCCCTGCGGACAACCGGCGCCGCGTAGCTGCTGGATAA
- a CDS encoding polyketide synthase, which translates to MEADSSYGCPLRPRCRGVSCGIERSDVKNSNTPAPEVAVIGMSCRAAGVETPLELWETVDGGIARFCRVPEGRWPGWDPGSSAAAPPRAAFIKGIEEFDARFFGISPRMAAWMDPQHRMLLELAWQAVENAALNPDDLAGSPVAVFVGACMSDYRERMNSASRVDSAAFSGTLMAFSANRVSYQFDWTGPSTIIDSACSSGLTALGLAVRGLQAGEYPMALVGAPNLFSHGFYASTAFRGGALSPTGDSTPFRASRDGYVRGEGGVCVLLKLLSAARSDGDPIHAVIRGVGLSHNGLGGGLTGTDAPSQTRLIMATAEAAGRRVQDIGYLEAHGTGTGGDAIEVEALADAISLSEGARPAGPEGKVWIGSVKANIGHLEGAAGLIGLVKAVLVLQRGVIPKIAGLDRPDPALPGADASVAVATRPVAWPAGPRPRLAAVNSFGLGGALAHALVEEVPEISTQDRIEELPLAFPLSAMTESALTQVAARLLRELSGGLPTSLASIAWTLQNGRRALPIRKVVLASDLYALRTALTAVASSEHHPNVLDPEAGSFAEEPVGPWLRGEPVDWSRYSPSQPQLRRAALPGYPFERRPYWFDAEIPQSPNY; encoded by the coding sequence ATGGAAGCGGACAGCTCATACGGGTGCCCTTTACGTCCGCGTTGTAGAGGAGTTTCTTGCGGCATTGAAAGGAGTGACGTGAAGAATAGTAATACCCCCGCCCCGGAAGTTGCCGTCATCGGCATGTCATGCCGCGCGGCCGGAGTCGAGACGCCATTAGAACTCTGGGAAACGGTTGATGGAGGGATAGCGCGGTTCTGCCGAGTGCCGGAAGGCCGGTGGCCTGGGTGGGATCCGGGGTCTAGCGCCGCCGCGCCACCCCGGGCGGCCTTCATCAAAGGGATCGAGGAGTTCGACGCCCGATTCTTCGGGATATCGCCGAGAATGGCCGCATGGATGGATCCGCAGCACCGGATGCTACTGGAATTGGCGTGGCAGGCAGTTGAAAACGCGGCGTTGAATCCCGATGATCTCGCCGGGTCGCCTGTTGCCGTCTTTGTCGGCGCCTGCATGTCTGATTATCGCGAGCGAATGAACAGTGCCAGTCGGGTCGACAGTGCCGCATTTTCTGGAACCTTGATGGCCTTCTCAGCGAACCGTGTATCTTACCAGTTCGATTGGACCGGCCCCAGCACGATCATCGATTCTGCGTGCTCCTCTGGTCTCACTGCTCTGGGGCTGGCAGTGCGGGGATTACAGGCGGGCGAATATCCGATGGCGCTGGTCGGGGCCCCCAACCTGTTCTCGCACGGTTTCTATGCAAGCACTGCTTTTCGTGGAGGAGCACTCTCCCCTACAGGCGACTCGACTCCTTTCAGAGCTTCTCGGGATGGCTATGTCCGGGGAGAGGGCGGTGTGTGCGTGCTTCTCAAGCTTCTGTCGGCGGCCAGGAGCGACGGCGATCCGATCCACGCCGTCATCCGCGGGGTGGGTTTGTCGCACAACGGCCTGGGCGGAGGTCTGACTGGCACAGATGCGCCCTCCCAGACTCGACTCATCATGGCGACCGCCGAGGCGGCTGGCCGCCGTGTGCAGGACATCGGATACCTGGAGGCGCATGGCACCGGCACCGGCGGCGATGCTATCGAGGTCGAGGCTCTGGCCGATGCGATCTCCCTTTCGGAAGGGGCGCGTCCGGCCGGCCCGGAGGGCAAGGTGTGGATCGGTTCGGTGAAAGCGAACATCGGCCATCTCGAGGGCGCCGCCGGCCTGATCGGCCTGGTGAAGGCAGTGCTCGTCTTGCAGCGGGGAGTGATCCCGAAGATTGCGGGACTGGATCGACCAGATCCCGCCCTGCCTGGTGCGGACGCCTCAGTCGCCGTCGCCACCCGTCCAGTGGCGTGGCCAGCAGGCCCCCGACCGAGGCTTGCCGCCGTGAACTCCTTCGGGCTTGGCGGAGCGCTGGCGCACGCGCTCGTCGAGGAGGTTCCGGAAATCTCTACCCAAGACCGGATCGAAGAACTGCCGCTTGCATTTCCTCTGTCAGCCATGACGGAATCCGCTCTGACACAGGTGGCTGCACGGCTGCTGAGGGAACTCAGCGGAGGCCTGCCAACCTCCCTTGCCTCCATCGCCTGGACACTGCAGAACGGCCGCCGTGCCCTGCCGATCCGCAAGGTGGTCCTCGCATCGGACTTGTACGCCTTGCGCACCGCTCTTACGGCGGTCGCCTCCAGCGAGCATCATCCGAACGTCTTGGATCCGGAAGCCGGATCCTTTGCAGAGGAGCCAGTCGGACCTTGGCTGCGCGGTGAACCGGTCGACTGGTCCCGGTACAGCCCCAGCCAGCCCCAGCTGCGCCGAGCCGCGTTGCCCGGATACCCCTTCGAACGTCGACCGTACTGGTTCGACGCGGAAATACCCCAGTCACCGAACTACTGA
- a CDS encoding PfaD family polyunsaturated fatty acid/polyketide biosynthesis protein: MTASAFASERPIAVPAPADRIGRWNAEGHQAAFDEPGIFELLGRLHERLFIVQSEGAKLGLAAGGSLTSGTGPMAVVGVLPPIPPARLGDPGFRQAHGLDLNYVVGEMAGGISTTRMVIAAARAGMLSYFGAGGLAPATVEEAVRELSRELPDRAWGVNLIHSPNEPGLEEAIASIVLRYGVQRISASAYMKLTPELVWCAASGLTMAPDGQVVRKTRVMAKVSRPEVARAFLSPAPADLLQLLIEKGRLTPDEAALASRIPVADDLTVEADSGGHTDNRPLTVAFPRIVALRDQLVQRNDFRALVRVGAAGGLGTPQAIAAAFALGADYVLTGSVNQVAREAGISNRAKALLLAADVSDVTMAPCADMFELGVRVQVLKRGTMYAPRARRLFELYSSRSSLDDLTAKERTELEERVLHARLDDIWEETRQFWKSRDPRQLERAASDPKHRMALIFRWYLGQSSQWTKQEDAKRQSDFQLGCGPAMGGFNQWIAGTALADPARLTVTSIGRSLMTGAALMTRLNDARRLGFPVGAITQIVRPGMYGIPQE, translated from the coding sequence ATGACCGCTAGCGCCTTCGCTTCCGAACGACCGATAGCGGTGCCCGCACCCGCCGACCGCATCGGCAGGTGGAACGCCGAGGGACACCAGGCGGCGTTCGACGAACCCGGCATCTTCGAACTGCTCGGCCGCCTGCATGAGCGGCTCTTCATCGTCCAGTCCGAAGGCGCGAAGCTGGGCCTGGCGGCAGGCGGAAGCCTGACCAGCGGCACCGGCCCGATGGCCGTCGTCGGCGTCCTGCCGCCGATCCCTCCGGCGCGGCTCGGCGACCCCGGCTTCCGGCAGGCACACGGCCTTGACCTCAACTATGTCGTGGGCGAGATGGCAGGCGGCATATCGACCACACGGATGGTCATCGCGGCGGCGCGGGCCGGAATGCTGTCCTACTTCGGCGCCGGAGGGCTGGCGCCCGCGACCGTAGAGGAAGCGGTCCGAGAGCTGAGCAGGGAACTCCCCGACAGGGCATGGGGCGTCAACCTGATCCACAGCCCGAACGAACCCGGTCTCGAAGAGGCGATCGCCTCGATCGTGCTCCGCTACGGCGTGCAGCGGATCTCTGCGTCGGCCTACATGAAACTGACCCCGGAACTCGTCTGGTGCGCCGCATCCGGACTGACCATGGCTCCCGATGGCCAGGTCGTCCGCAAAACCAGGGTCATGGCCAAGGTGTCACGGCCGGAGGTCGCGCGGGCGTTCTTGTCGCCAGCCCCTGCGGACCTGCTCCAACTGCTCATCGAGAAGGGACGGCTCACCCCGGACGAAGCAGCCCTGGCCAGCCGCATCCCCGTCGCCGACGATCTCACAGTCGAGGCCGACAGTGGCGGGCACACCGACAACCGGCCGCTGACCGTCGCCTTCCCGAGAATCGTCGCCCTGCGCGATCAGCTCGTGCAGCGGAACGACTTCCGAGCGCTCGTCCGAGTGGGTGCGGCGGGAGGTCTCGGTACGCCGCAGGCCATCGCCGCCGCCTTTGCCCTTGGCGCCGACTACGTCCTCACCGGCTCGGTCAACCAGGTCGCCCGAGAAGCCGGAATCTCCAACCGCGCCAAAGCACTCCTGCTGGCAGCGGATGTCTCGGACGTCACCATGGCCCCATGCGCCGACATGTTCGAACTCGGTGTCCGGGTCCAGGTTCTCAAACGCGGCACCATGTACGCGCCACGCGCCCGCCGCCTGTTCGAACTCTATTCTTCCCGCAGTTCCCTGGACGATCTCACGGCCAAGGAGAGAACAGAACTGGAGGAGCGGGTCCTCCACGCCCGCCTGGACGACATCTGGGAAGAGACTCGGCAGTTCTGGAAGAGCAGGGATCCGCGGCAACTGGAACGCGCCGCCAGCGACCCCAAGCACCGGATGGCGCTGATCTTCCGGTGGTACCTCGGCCAGTCCAGCCAGTGGACCAAGCAGGAGGACGCCAAGAGGCAGTCGGATTTCCAACTCGGTTGCGGTCCAGCGATGGGCGGGTTCAACCAGTGGATTGCCGGCACCGCCCTCGCTGACCCAGCACGCCTGACCGTCACCTCCATCGGCCGCAGCCTCATGACGGGTGCAGCCCTGATGACTCGGCTCAACGACGCACGCAGGCTCGGGTTCCCGGTCGGCGCGATCACACAGATCGTCCGCCCAGGCATGTACGGCATCCCCCAGGAATGA
- a CDS encoding hydroxymethylglutaryl-CoA synthase family protein: MTGSAVGIDDLAAYCGLAQIKVAELATARGMPIDRMRNLMMRAKSVALPCEDVVSFAVNAARPILDRLSSEHRDAIELLVVGTESGLDLSKAVSTWVHQLLGLPRTCRLFEVKQACYAGVAALQAAVAQIAVACRQDAKALVIGVDVPRLGRYTSAEPSQGAGAVAVLVSRRPRLAVAELGAAGYYSYDITDVRRPTPVDHIWDPQLSLMSYIECLKGAFADYRSRIPGREFDRLAFHTPFPGAVKGAHRALLRSFGTYSPGDIDDDFTRRVEPSIRYPSLVGNLYAGTTLLALASSIECAPAAQETRIGIFSYGSGCSAELCSYLLQPSAGVNGAVGDVIDTRVALSVAAYDEVCDRTDCLYSGVADFAPDFTVIDKFGLAEAAGRPLIMLKDITGHERTYVEIGGLR; encoded by the coding sequence ATGACCGGGTCCGCTGTTGGAATCGATGATCTCGCCGCCTACTGCGGGCTGGCCCAGATCAAGGTCGCCGAACTTGCCACCGCGCGCGGCATGCCTATCGACCGAATGCGCAATCTCATGATGAGGGCCAAGTCGGTCGCGCTGCCGTGCGAAGATGTCGTGAGTTTCGCGGTCAACGCCGCCCGCCCCATCCTGGACCGGCTCAGCAGTGAACACCGAGATGCGATCGAGCTGCTGGTCGTCGGCACCGAGTCCGGGCTCGACCTGTCCAAGGCGGTGAGCACGTGGGTCCATCAGCTTCTGGGCCTGCCTCGGACCTGCCGGCTGTTTGAAGTCAAACAGGCCTGCTACGCCGGCGTGGCCGCACTCCAAGCTGCTGTCGCACAGATCGCGGTCGCCTGTCGCCAAGATGCAAAGGCACTCGTCATAGGTGTGGACGTGCCCCGGCTGGGCCGCTATACCTCGGCCGAGCCGAGCCAAGGTGCCGGGGCCGTGGCCGTCCTGGTCAGCCGACGTCCTCGACTCGCGGTAGCGGAACTGGGCGCGGCAGGCTACTACTCCTACGACATCACCGACGTGAGGCGGCCGACGCCGGTCGACCACATCTGGGATCCACAGCTGTCCCTGATGTCCTACATCGAATGCCTTAAGGGCGCTTTCGCGGATTACCGGTCCCGTATACCCGGCCGGGAATTCGACCGACTCGCCTTTCACACACCCTTCCCTGGCGCAGTCAAAGGCGCTCACCGTGCCCTGCTGCGCAGCTTCGGTACCTACTCGCCCGGCGACATCGACGACGACTTCACACGACGGGTTGAACCGTCGATCAGGTACCCATCCCTCGTTGGCAACCTGTACGCGGGCACGACTCTCCTCGCTCTGGCCAGCAGCATCGAATGCGCACCGGCCGCCCAAGAGACACGCATCGGGATCTTCTCCTACGGGTCCGGTTGCTCGGCGGAGCTGTGCAGCTACCTGCTCCAGCCCTCAGCCGGTGTCAACGGTGCCGTCGGAGACGTCATCGACACTCGCGTCGCGCTGTCCGTCGCTGCCTACGACGAGGTATGTGATCGTACCGACTGCCTCTACTCCGGTGTTGCCGACTTCGCACCCGACTTCACGGTCATCGACAAATTCGGCCTGGCCGAGGCGGCGGGGCGTCCGCTGATCATGCTGAAGGACATCACCGGCCATGAGCGCACCTACGTCGAAATCGGTGGTCTGCGATGA
- a CDS encoding enoyl-CoA hydratase/isomerase family protein, whose amino-acid sequence MRLHQQPGHVRADLDAPQAGNSLNTRTLTALMTALDEAETTPDCRAFVIGGEGKVFCSGLDLTDLSTRWLVDDFPLPWRLLERLVASPLVTIAVVDGPALGGGVGLAAACDLVIAGSSASFRFTETLLGLVPAIILPFVVRRVGAHPALRMMLTSERLDAAGAVQTGLADEEAVDTQQALRACLQRLRRADPDAIRALKAYHYTLHPVAVDPAGVALLRDRLGDPAVRARIGRLRHQGYPTWT is encoded by the coding sequence ATGAGGCTGCACCAGCAGCCGGGCCACGTCAGAGCCGACCTGGATGCGCCTCAGGCCGGCAACAGCCTGAACACCCGGACGCTTACTGCTCTCATGACCGCGCTCGACGAAGCCGAGACGACGCCGGACTGCCGGGCCTTCGTGATCGGTGGGGAAGGCAAGGTGTTCTGCTCAGGCCTTGATCTCACAGACTTGTCCACCCGATGGCTGGTTGACGACTTCCCGCTGCCCTGGCGCTTGTTGGAGCGCCTGGTGGCCTCGCCGCTGGTCACCATCGCGGTGGTCGACGGCCCTGCCTTGGGCGGCGGGGTCGGGTTGGCGGCCGCGTGCGACCTGGTGATCGCCGGAAGCAGCGCCTCGTTCCGTTTCACCGAAACCCTGCTCGGCCTCGTTCCCGCGATCATCCTGCCGTTCGTCGTGCGCAGGGTCGGCGCTCACCCGGCCCTACGCATGATGCTCACGTCCGAGCGCCTGGACGCTGCCGGCGCGGTACAGACCGGACTGGCCGACGAGGAAGCCGTTGACACCCAGCAGGCCCTGCGAGCCTGCCTGCAGCGGCTGCGGCGGGCCGACCCGGACGCCATCCGCGCGCTCAAGGCCTACCACTACACCCTGCATCCAGTCGCCGTCGATCCAGCTGGCGTCGCACTGCTGAGAGACCGTCTGGGCGATCCCGCCGTGCGCGCCCGGATCGGACGCCTACGCCACCAGGGGTACCCAACATGGACATGA
- the fabG gene encoding 3-oxoacyl-ACP reductase FabG — protein MSRLILVTGGNRGIGLAVARAFAERGDKVAVTHRGSAIPDGLLGVKCDVTDRDQIDAAFTELEQAHGPVQVLVSNAGAIDEASVVSMTDEQFTDVLDVNLVGAFRVASRAARPMVRSRQGRMIFISSVLGRVGARSAGNYAAAKAGLVGFARSIARELGPYGVTANVVAPGLVETDMVKGLSAERREQLVSRTFLGRFATPEEIASAVVWLAEDGTRYVTGAVIPVDAGLGLGG, from the coding sequence ATGAGTCGGCTGATCCTGGTCACAGGAGGAAACAGGGGGATCGGGCTCGCCGTGGCTCGGGCGTTCGCCGAGCGAGGCGACAAGGTCGCGGTCACCCACCGCGGCTCCGCGATCCCGGACGGGCTGCTGGGCGTCAAGTGCGACGTAACCGACAGGGATCAGATCGATGCGGCGTTCACGGAACTCGAGCAGGCACACGGCCCGGTCCAGGTACTCGTGTCGAACGCCGGGGCCATCGACGAGGCGTCTGTCGTGAGCATGACCGATGAACAGTTCACCGATGTCCTCGATGTGAACCTCGTCGGCGCGTTCCGGGTCGCGTCCCGGGCGGCCCGGCCCATGGTGCGCAGCCGCCAAGGTCGGATGATCTTCATTTCCTCGGTGCTGGGTCGAGTCGGGGCGCGTAGTGCAGGCAACTACGCGGCCGCCAAGGCAGGCCTGGTCGGGTTCGCCCGGTCCATCGCCCGCGAGTTGGGCCCCTACGGCGTAACCGCGAATGTGGTCGCGCCCGGGCTTGTGGAGACGGACATGGTGAAGGGGCTGTCCGCCGAGCGCCGTGAGCAGCTGGTAAGCCGGACATTTCTCGGGCGCTTCGCAACGCCGGAGGAGATCGCTTCCGCAGTGGTTTGGCTGGCCGAAGACGGTACCCGCTATGTGACCGGTGCGGTGATCCCGGTCGACGCAGGCCTCGGCCTGGGGGGCTGA
- a CDS encoding alpha/beta fold hydrolase — protein sequence MRPHQIFGTGPGLVLVAGGATTAQACWGPFSRDLAERFTVVLAEIPGGCTDSSGLDQVADQLAATVDQTGLQRFDLAAVSLGCALAVRVAVRHPHRVGALALVGGFSSSDSRVRLTIGLLRRLLDGPPDALADFALLVSFGADYLNRRRALMPQLAAALTAPPNSRDHFDLALAVDILPDLLRIQARTLVIGLAQDYLATPAHTRMIASAVPRARTTWLDSGHFVTIERPRELLERLLGFLLGQVHDAIPRHSTPELRNDR from the coding sequence ATGCGTCCGCATCAGATCTTCGGTACAGGGCCGGGCCTCGTGTTGGTCGCCGGAGGTGCCACTACCGCCCAGGCTTGCTGGGGCCCCTTCAGTCGAGACCTAGCGGAACGGTTCACCGTCGTGCTGGCCGAGATCCCAGGGGGTTGTACGGACTCATCGGGCTTGGATCAGGTCGCCGACCAACTGGCCGCCACCGTCGATCAAACGGGCCTGCAACGGTTCGACCTCGCCGCTGTCTCTCTTGGCTGTGCCCTCGCGGTCCGCGTCGCAGTTCGCCACCCGCACCGTGTGGGTGCACTAGCCCTCGTCGGCGGTTTCAGCAGTTCCGACTCTCGCGTGCGACTGACGATCGGCCTGCTGCGGCGCCTGCTCGACGGACCACCGGACGCGCTCGCCGACTTCGCACTGCTCGTATCGTTCGGCGCGGACTACCTGAACCGTCGTCGTGCACTGATGCCTCAGCTGGCCGCCGCCCTCACCGCGCCGCCGAACAGCCGTGACCATTTCGACTTGGCATTGGCGGTCGACATCCTGCCGGATCTACTACGGATTCAGGCTCGCACCCTGGTGATCGGGCTGGCACAGGACTATCTCGCCACCCCTGCTCACACACGCATGATTGCCAGCGCCGTCCCCCGAGCGCGGACCACATGGCTGGACAGCGGCCATTTCGTCACGATCGAGCGTCCGCGCGAACTACTCGAGCGCCTGCTCGGGTTCCTGCTCGGCCAGGTCCATGACGCCATCCCACGCCACAGCACACCGGAGCTGCGAAATGACCGCTAG
- a CDS encoding beta-ketoacyl synthase N-terminal-like domain-containing protein, translating to MAAPPSPRERGIVVTGVAILHPLAETPAELDRALRAGHIRMTAVPLSGGLLTAAALLTDFNVQGWAERHLADDPAATSLLRTVTGRATLPVQSAACVALSAVRDAGLDAQARAALAVMVAGNNLPMAYQSRAVRAHMAGPDAVRASHVIDFLDTDTVGAVSQVVGALGEGCTVGAASASGTVAIIHAARLISGRFTDRCLVVAPVMELSEVELLAFQRSGAMAADRRLVPERACRPFDKERSGFTYGQGAAAVVLEAADTATRRGAEPLAEVLGYGQRLDGKRGTAPAREGQAAAMRAALVSARLEPTDIDYVNAHATGSNMGDEAEASALAEVIGRWAGVNATKALTGHCLSAAGLIEAIAVIVQMAGRFRHANPWLTHPLTDELKFVAQDAESAPVRTALTNSFAFSGINASLILGRTGDQQ from the coding sequence ATGGCGGCGCCACCCAGCCCACGCGAGCGGGGGATCGTCGTCACCGGTGTGGCGATCCTGCATCCACTCGCGGAAACCCCCGCGGAATTGGACAGGGCCCTGCGGGCAGGCCACATCCGGATGACGGCAGTCCCTCTGTCAGGCGGCCTTCTGACGGCGGCAGCCTTGCTCACCGATTTCAACGTCCAGGGCTGGGCGGAGCGGCATCTGGCCGACGATCCAGCAGCGACCTCGCTGTTGCGCACCGTAACCGGCCGGGCGACGCTGCCGGTCCAGAGCGCTGCTTGCGTCGCTTTGTCCGCGGTCCGTGACGCCGGCCTGGATGCGCAGGCGCGAGCCGCGCTGGCCGTGATGGTGGCCGGCAACAACCTGCCGATGGCTTACCAGAGCCGTGCAGTCCGCGCCCACATGGCTGGCCCCGATGCCGTCCGGGCCAGCCATGTCATCGATTTCCTGGATACCGACACCGTCGGAGCGGTGAGCCAGGTGGTCGGCGCGCTGGGCGAGGGCTGCACGGTGGGCGCGGCTTCCGCAAGTGGCACGGTCGCCATCATCCACGCGGCAAGGCTCATCTCCGGGAGATTCACTGACCGCTGTCTCGTCGTGGCACCAGTCATGGAGTTGTCGGAGGTCGAGCTGCTCGCCTTTCAGCGCAGCGGAGCGATGGCCGCCGACCGGCGGCTCGTACCTGAGCGGGCCTGCCGCCCATTCGACAAGGAACGCTCCGGATTCACCTATGGCCAGGGCGCGGCGGCTGTCGTGCTTGAAGCCGCGGACACCGCGACGCGGCGAGGCGCTGAGCCGCTCGCCGAGGTCCTCGGATACGGCCAGCGACTCGACGGAAAGCGGGGAACGGCGCCTGCCCGAGAGGGGCAAGCGGCCGCCATGCGCGCCGCACTCGTCTCGGCCCGGCTGGAGCCGACTGACATCGACTACGTCAACGCACACGCCACCGGCTCGAACATGGGCGACGAGGCCGAAGCCAGCGCCCTGGCGGAGGTCATCGGCCGGTGGGCAGGCGTCAACGCGACCAAGGCACTCACCGGCCACTGCCTATCGGCTGCGGGTCTCATCGAGGCGATCGCAGTGATCGTTCAGATGGCTGGCCGGTTCCGCCATGCCAATCCATGGCTGACTCACCCGCTGACCGACGAACTCAAGTTCGTGGCCCAGGACGCCGAATCCGCCCCAGTCCGGACGGCGCTCACCAACAGCTTCGCCTTCAGCGGGATCAACGCTTCGCTCATCCTCGGACGAACGGGTGATCAACAATGA
- a CDS encoding polyketide synthase → MDMKLVRLHIEPPLAVIKMMDPAGNYITVRLKEELLEAFQAAASDRRVRAVVLEGLPSVYSAGAPSEVLLSASGAETTDAGLELVHAPLNCPVPVVAAAQGHAIGGGLYLALYCDVAVLSERSLYGVPFLGLGFTPSLGGTFIVPERLGRSLGMEMLLTSRKYRGAELGRRGAGVAVTRHDRVQACALATAERIAVAPRRTLELFKRQTANETRTAALAAMQLERPGHDATIRSAEGKRQIAENHPAPSFMGAVERRV, encoded by the coding sequence ATGGACATGAAACTGGTCAGGCTTCACATCGAGCCGCCGCTCGCCGTGATCAAAATGATGGATCCTGCTGGTAACTACATCACCGTCCGGCTGAAAGAAGAACTGCTCGAGGCGTTCCAAGCCGCTGCGTCCGACCGGCGGGTCAGGGCCGTGGTCCTCGAGGGACTCCCGAGCGTCTACTCTGCGGGCGCGCCCAGCGAGGTGCTGCTGTCGGCGAGCGGGGCCGAGACAACCGATGCCGGCCTTGAGCTCGTGCACGCGCCACTGAACTGCCCGGTTCCGGTTGTCGCCGCTGCACAAGGCCACGCGATCGGCGGCGGCCTGTACCTGGCCCTCTACTGCGACGTCGCGGTGCTCAGCGAGCGTTCCCTTTACGGCGTCCCCTTCCTTGGGCTCGGATTCACCCCTTCGCTGGGCGGCACTTTCATCGTGCCGGAAAGGCTGGGCCGGTCCCTCGGCATGGAGATGCTGCTGACCAGCCGGAAATATCGTGGCGCGGAGCTCGGCAGACGAGGCGCCGGGGTCGCCGTGACGCGACACGATCGGGTCCAGGCCTGCGCGCTGGCCACAGCCGAGCGTATCGCTGTGGCTCCCCGCCGCACGCTGGAGTTGTTCAAGCGGCAAACGGCCAACGAGACCAGAACCGCTGCGCTGGCCGCGATGCAGCTGGAACGACCCGGACATGACGCAACGATCCGATCAGCCGAGGGTAAGCGGCAGATCGCCGAAAACCACCCGGCCCCCTCGTTCATGGGTGCCGTCGAGAGGAGGGTCTGA
- a CDS encoding acyl carrier protein, which produces MTHAETKEVLRAELASTLYCEPDEIGDGDSFADLGLDSILGVEFIDALNKKFGLANSAEILYEHSTLETLTAFVANQSASDEVTS; this is translated from the coding sequence ATGACGCATGCCGAAACCAAAGAGGTCCTGCGGGCCGAACTCGCTTCCACGCTCTACTGCGAGCCGGACGAGATCGGCGACGGGGATTCCTTCGCGGACCTCGGCTTGGACTCCATTCTCGGGGTGGAGTTCATCGACGCATTGAACAAGAAGTTCGGACTCGCTAATAGCGCCGAGATCCTCTACGAGCATTCCACACTTGAGACTCTCACGGCGTTTGTCGCCAACCAGTCCGCGTCGGACGAGGTGACATCATGA